A genomic window from Nicotiana sylvestris chromosome 11, ASM39365v2, whole genome shotgun sequence includes:
- the LOC138881874 gene encoding uncharacterized protein codes for MLKKDAATSWTEDCQKAFDKIKEYMSTPPVLIPSEPGRPLLLYLSVLYGAFSYGLGQHDETGRKEQAIYYLSKKFTPYEARSEIEELLLCLYHIPHIRDGSSEKTIKGQVLADHLAENLVGGEHEPLKTYFPDEEVSFIGEDIAEAYDDWRLFFDGATNFKGVGIGSILVSKTSQHYPVSAKLRFPCTNNMAEYDACILGFNFAIDMNV; via the exons atgctgaagaaggatgctgcaaccagttggaccgaggattgtcagaaggcttttgacaaaatcaaggaatacatgtCCACACCGCCAGTCCTAATCCCGTCAGAGCCTGGTAGACCACTGCTACTCTACCTCTCTGTATTATATGGGGCTTTCAGTTATggtttgggacaacatgatgagacgggaagaaaggagcaagccatatattacttgagtaagaagttcactccttatgaagcacg ctcagaaattgaggaactacttctgtgcctataccacatacctcatatcagggatggatcctctgaa AAGACAATCAAAGGACAAGtgttggcagatcatcttgctgaaaatcttgTAGGAGGAGAACACGAAccactaaaaacgtattttcctgacgaagaagtgtcattcataggagaggacattgctgaagcctaCGACGATTGGAgattgtttttcgatggagctaCAAATTTCAAGGGAGTCGGTATCGGATCCATCTTGGTATCGAAAACCAGTCAGCACTACCCGGTGTCCGCAAAACTCAGGTttccttgcaccaataatatggctgagtatgatgCCTGCATATTAGGGTTCAATTttgccattgacatgaatgtttAG